One genomic segment of Paraburkholderia hospita includes these proteins:
- a CDS encoding cupredoxin domain-containing protein: MIDRNHTVYVLAAIALGVAPLSSNADETIHVKLTDKMIQLDPGTASAGRVTFEVSNAASGDTEHEFVVLKTDMDDAHLPVHKGQVTESRFKKMGEVEDLARGSTKRLSLKLAPGHYVLICNRPGHYEMGMHTSFVVAR, encoded by the coding sequence ATGATCGACAGAAACCATACTGTGTACGTGCTGGCGGCGATTGCGCTCGGCGTTGCGCCGCTGAGCAGCAATGCGGACGAGACAATCCATGTCAAGCTCACGGACAAGATGATTCAGCTCGATCCCGGCACAGCGAGTGCCGGGCGTGTCACGTTCGAAGTGAGCAATGCAGCTAGCGGCGACACCGAACATGAGTTCGTGGTGCTGAAGACAGACATGGACGACGCACATCTGCCTGTCCACAAAGGCCAGGTCACGGAAAGCCGGTTCAAGAAAATGGGCGAAGTGGAGGACCTTGCGCGGGGTTCGACCAAGCGCCTGTCATTGAAGCTTGCGCCAGGGCACTACGTGCTGATTTGCAACAGACCGGGGCACTATGAAATGGGCATGCACACATCGTTCGTCGTTGCGCGCTGA
- a CDS encoding TIGR03118 family protein, whose translation MSQVSWGLKAAAVIILAAGVTIGHAADDDAYVVTPLVSNLAGAAPKVDGVLQNAWGIAFSPAASPFWVNDNATGCSTLYDGEGAKVALQVSIPLPGNVIPATSCHPVLANNSPNPTPAAPTGIVWNPSPAFLVPGTTIPAAFIFATEDGTISAWAGGLNPANNAVIAVDNSSSPSAANGAVYKGLVFGVNEKGAFLFATNFRSGRIDVFGPSGGTKGLFMPATTDGNFIDPNIPAGYAPFGIANIDGDLFVTYAQQNAERHDDVAGNGHGFVDVFDTDGHLLRRFASRGTLDSPWGITRASFAFGRFSGKILIGNFGNGRINVFNNDGTFVDQLENPYGNPLAIDGLWALTLGGGRNSSPDTLYFSAGPNKETNGLFGTIAPLSGSKARASAHQGQ comes from the coding sequence ATGTCGCAGGTCTCGTGGGGTCTCAAAGCAGCGGCCGTGATCATACTCGCGGCCGGTGTCACAATCGGGCATGCCGCTGACGACGATGCTTACGTCGTCACACCACTCGTGTCCAACCTGGCAGGCGCTGCCCCGAAGGTCGACGGGGTATTACAGAACGCTTGGGGTATTGCCTTTAGTCCGGCAGCAAGTCCATTCTGGGTCAACGACAATGCGACAGGCTGCTCCACGCTGTATGACGGAGAAGGGGCAAAGGTGGCGTTGCAGGTTTCCATCCCGCTGCCAGGCAATGTCATACCGGCCACCTCCTGTCATCCCGTCCTTGCCAACAATTCACCCAATCCCACGCCTGCCGCGCCGACCGGAATCGTGTGGAATCCTTCACCGGCGTTTCTCGTGCCGGGTACCACTATCCCGGCCGCATTTATATTCGCGACCGAGGACGGCACGATTTCCGCTTGGGCCGGCGGGTTGAATCCGGCGAACAACGCGGTGATCGCGGTGGATAACTCGTCCTCTCCATCCGCCGCCAACGGGGCCGTCTACAAGGGTCTCGTCTTCGGTGTGAACGAGAAAGGAGCATTCCTGTTTGCGACGAACTTTCGCTCGGGTCGGATCGATGTATTCGGGCCAAGCGGCGGTACGAAGGGCTTGTTCATGCCCGCGACGACGGACGGCAACTTCATCGACCCGAACATCCCAGCTGGCTACGCGCCGTTTGGTATTGCGAACATCGATGGGGATCTTTTCGTCACGTATGCCCAGCAGAACGCTGAGAGGCATGACGATGTTGCAGGTAACGGTCATGGATTCGTCGATGTATTCGATACCGACGGCCACCTGCTGCGCCGCTTCGCCAGCCGAGGGACGCTCGACTCGCCCTGGGGAATTACGCGCGCATCGTTTGCATTCGGTCGCTTCAGCGGCAAGATCCTGATTGGCAACTTCGGCAACGGCCGAATCAATGTCTTCAACAATGACGGCACGTTTGTCGATCAGTTGGAGAATCCATACGGCAACCCGCTGGCTATCGACGGATTGTGGGCTCTGACACTCGGTGGCGGCCGCAACTCGAGTCCGGACACGTTGTACTTCTCGGCAGGCCCTAACAAGGAGACCAATGGACTGTTCGGTACCATCGCTCCATTGAGCGGCTCTAAGGCGAGAGCGTCCGCTCATCAAGGGCAATAG
- a CDS encoding TrmB family transcriptional regulator, whose amino-acid sequence MNLIEMLQAAGIDGNKADFYLASLELGEATVASIAQKAGIGRTNAYEVLDRLLADGLVATVQKGARSYVIPQDPIALLRRIEAQRQLVQEVLPRLRSIHNSAGGKPKVRYFSGIEGIKTVLNETLECQSMELRAVMSNSELFQMPGFEVIRDIAVRRARAGIKLRVIRSGPGDTRDLWRTSTRDLRELRFAPADFEVGITTYLYDDTVAFISSRAEHYALSIQSVEFFAFECSLFEVLWSASTPDRFDKPV is encoded by the coding sequence ATGAACCTTATCGAGATGCTCCAGGCGGCCGGCATCGACGGAAACAAGGCCGACTTCTATCTGGCCTCGCTCGAACTCGGGGAGGCCACCGTCGCTTCGATCGCCCAGAAGGCGGGAATCGGCCGCACCAACGCATATGAAGTGCTCGACCGTCTGCTCGCTGACGGACTCGTCGCGACCGTGCAGAAAGGCGCGCGCAGCTACGTGATTCCGCAGGATCCGATCGCCCTGCTCAGGCGTATCGAAGCGCAACGTCAGCTGGTTCAGGAAGTGCTCCCGCGGCTGCGCTCGATTCACAACTCAGCGGGTGGAAAACCGAAGGTGCGCTATTTCTCGGGCATCGAAGGGATCAAGACCGTGCTCAACGAAACGCTCGAATGTCAGAGCATGGAGTTGCGCGCCGTGATGTCGAACAGCGAGCTGTTTCAGATGCCGGGCTTCGAGGTGATCAGGGATATCGCCGTGCGACGCGCCCGTGCGGGCATCAAGCTGCGCGTGATCCGCTCGGGTCCGGGCGATACGCGCGATCTGTGGCGAACGTCGACGCGCGATCTCCGTGAACTCCGTTTTGCGCCCGCTGACTTCGAAGTGGGTATCACGACCTATCTGTACGACGACACCGTGGCCTTCATTTCATCGCGGGCAGAGCACTACGCGCTGTCCATTCAAAGCGTGGAGTTCTTTGCGTTCGAGTGCAGTCTGTTCGAAGTGCTGTGGAGCGCGAGCACGCCCGATCGGTTCGATAAGCCCGTCTGA
- a CDS encoding carboxymuconolactone decarboxylase family protein, with protein MIEWKETIKDITSRIKELSTRTPDTLRGFALVAGAGANTNHLGAKTRELIALAVAVTTRCDGCIAFHAAEAVKLGVSDDEIAEALGVAINLNAGAAITYSAHVLEAIETLKQA; from the coding sequence ATGATCGAGTGGAAAGAGACGATTAAGGACATCACTTCCCGCATCAAGGAACTGTCCACACGCACGCCGGACACCCTTCGAGGATTTGCCCTTGTCGCCGGTGCGGGCGCCAACACGAATCACCTTGGCGCGAAGACGCGTGAACTGATCGCGCTGGCCGTTGCAGTCACCACGCGCTGCGATGGCTGCATCGCCTTTCATGCAGCCGAGGCCGTCAAGCTCGGCGTGTCCGATGACGAGATCGCGGAAGCGCTGGGCGTTGCAATCAATCTGAACGCCGGCGCCGCCATCACGTACAGCGCGCACGTGCTTGAAGCCATCGAAACGCTGAAGCAAGCCTGA
- a CDS encoding hydrolase produces MTNPKLEVLTPQNSQLLFIDHQPQMAFGVQSIDRQVLKNNVVGLAKAAKIFSIPTTITSVESQSFSGFTYPELLDVFPGQPVLERTSMNSWDDQKVRDALAANGRNKIVVSGLWTEVCNNTFALSAMLEGGYEIYMVEDASGGTSKDGHDYAMQRMIQAGVVPVTWQQVMLEWQRDWARRDTYDAVMEVVRAHSGAYGMGVDYAYTMVHKAPQRAVGQHEIVPAVPAR; encoded by the coding sequence ATGACCAACCCCAAGCTCGAAGTACTGACCCCGCAAAACTCCCAGCTGCTTTTCATCGACCATCAGCCGCAGATGGCATTCGGTGTCCAATCCATTGACCGGCAGGTTCTGAAGAACAATGTGGTGGGCCTCGCCAAGGCAGCGAAGATATTCAGCATTCCGACCACCATTACGTCGGTCGAATCGCAAAGTTTCTCGGGCTTTACCTACCCCGAACTGCTCGACGTATTTCCCGGTCAGCCTGTGCTCGAACGCACATCGATGAACTCCTGGGATGACCAGAAGGTGCGTGACGCGCTGGCTGCGAACGGACGCAACAAGATCGTGGTTTCCGGCCTGTGGACGGAGGTTTGCAACAACACCTTCGCCCTTAGCGCCATGCTGGAAGGCGGCTATGAGATCTACATGGTGGAAGACGCCTCAGGCGGCACATCGAAGGACGGGCACGACTATGCGATGCAGCGCATGATCCAGGCCGGCGTCGTGCCCGTGACGTGGCAACAGGTGATGCTCGAATGGCAGCGCGACTGGGCGCGTCGTGATACGTACGACGCCGTCATGGAAGTAGTCAGGGCACATTCCGGTGCGTACGGGATGGGCGTGGACTACGCCTACACCATGGTGCACAAGGCGCCACAGCGCGCGGTCGGTCAACACGAGATCGTGCCCGCAGTTCCGGCCAGGTAA
- a CDS encoding DUF1427 family protein, with protein sequence MKVYLFSLGAGVLVGVIYHLIGVRSPAPPLIALVGLLGILAGEQLVPLGEQYFFGAIRSTMTRASDEATTVSGSLQHGISRVTAARKTAGNEEARS encoded by the coding sequence ATGAAAGTCTATCTGTTTTCACTAGGTGCCGGCGTGCTGGTCGGTGTGATCTACCACCTGATTGGCGTACGGTCGCCGGCCCCACCTCTGATTGCACTGGTCGGCCTGCTCGGGATTCTCGCTGGAGAGCAACTCGTTCCGCTCGGCGAGCAGTATTTTTTTGGCGCCATCCGCTCAACGATGACGCGCGCATCGGACGAGGCAACCACGGTATCAGGCTCATTGCAGCACGGCATTTCTCGCGTCACGGCTGCTCGCAAGACTGCTGGGAACGAGGAGGCCCGCTCATGA
- a CDS encoding amidohydrolase: MNTSAKSPDLVLHNGRFTTLNRAIPTASAVAIKDGKFMAVGDIADIVSLASTSTKVIDLKGRSVLPGLIDNHTHVVRGGLNFNMELRWDGVRSLADAMNMLKRQVAITPAPQWVRVVGGFTEQQFVEKRLPTIAELNAVAPDTPVFILHLYDRALLNAAALRVVGYTKDTPEPPGGQIMRDGDGNPTGLLLAKPNASILYATLAKGPKLPFDYQLNSTRHFMRELNRLGVTGVIDAGGGFQNYPDDYEVIQKLANDGQMTVRLAYNLFTQKPKAEKQDFLNWTKTSKYKQGDDYFRHNGAGEMLVYSAADFEDFREPRPDMPPQMEDELEGVVRVLAENRWPWRMHATYDETISRALDVFEKVNRDIPLDGIHWFFDHAETISERSMDRIAALGGGVAVQHRMAYQGEYFVERYGAAAAEATPPIVRMLEKGVRTSAGTDATRVASYNPWVSLAWLVTGKTVGGLSLYPQRNRLDRDTALRMWTEKVTWFSNEEGKKGQIAVGQLADLIVPDRDFFTCAEDEIASTVSDLTIVGGRIVYGGAAFAHLDDSAPPPAMPDWSPVRRFGGFGAWKDSKGEGEASLQQMAAASCGCSNGCAVHGHDHARAWSGNAPTSDLNSFWGALGCACWAV; this comes from the coding sequence ATGAACACTTCCGCAAAATCCCCCGACCTGGTTCTGCACAACGGCCGTTTCACGACGCTGAACCGGGCGATCCCGACTGCGAGCGCGGTCGCCATCAAGGACGGGAAATTCATGGCCGTTGGCGACATTGCCGACATCGTGTCGTTGGCAAGTACGTCGACAAAGGTGATTGACCTGAAGGGACGTTCCGTTCTGCCCGGACTGATCGACAATCACACACACGTCGTGCGCGGTGGCTTGAACTTCAACATGGAACTGCGGTGGGACGGCGTGCGCTCGCTCGCCGACGCGATGAACATGCTCAAGCGCCAGGTGGCCATTACGCCTGCACCGCAATGGGTGCGTGTGGTCGGTGGCTTCACCGAGCAGCAGTTCGTCGAGAAGCGGCTTCCCACGATCGCGGAACTGAATGCCGTTGCACCTGATACGCCCGTGTTCATCCTGCATCTTTACGATCGGGCGTTGCTGAACGCCGCGGCGCTGCGCGTCGTCGGCTATACGAAAGACACGCCCGAGCCACCCGGCGGACAGATCATGCGCGACGGCGACGGCAACCCGACGGGGCTGCTTCTCGCCAAACCGAATGCGTCGATCCTGTACGCGACGCTGGCAAAGGGGCCGAAGCTGCCGTTCGACTATCAGCTCAATTCGACGCGCCATTTCATGCGCGAGCTGAACCGGCTCGGTGTGACGGGTGTGATCGATGCGGGCGGCGGCTTCCAGAACTACCCCGACGATTACGAAGTCATCCAGAAGCTCGCGAATGACGGGCAGATGACCGTGCGTCTCGCGTACAACCTGTTCACACAGAAGCCGAAGGCCGAGAAACAGGACTTCCTGAACTGGACGAAGACATCGAAGTACAAGCAGGGCGATGACTACTTCCGGCACAACGGCGCAGGCGAGATGCTGGTGTACTCCGCAGCGGATTTCGAAGACTTCCGCGAGCCGCGCCCGGACATGCCGCCGCAGATGGAAGATGAACTGGAAGGGGTCGTGCGCGTGCTCGCCGAAAACCGCTGGCCATGGCGCATGCACGCAACCTATGACGAGACCATCAGCCGCGCGCTGGATGTCTTCGAGAAGGTCAACCGGGATATTCCGCTCGATGGCATCCACTGGTTCTTCGACCACGCCGAGACGATCTCCGAACGTTCGATGGATCGTATCGCGGCGCTCGGCGGCGGCGTCGCGGTGCAACACCGAATGGCCTACCAGGGCGAGTATTTCGTCGAACGTTACGGTGCGGCCGCGGCCGAGGCGACGCCGCCCATCGTACGCATGCTCGAGAAGGGCGTGCGCACGTCGGCGGGCACGGATGCCACGCGTGTCGCGTCGTACAACCCGTGGGTGTCGCTGGCGTGGCTGGTGACGGGCAAGACGGTCGGCGGCCTGAGCCTCTATCCGCAGCGCAATCGCCTCGACCGCGATACGGCGCTGCGGATGTGGACGGAGAAGGTCACCTGGTTTTCCAACGAAGAAGGCAAGAAAGGCCAGATCGCCGTGGGGCAGCTTGCTGACCTGATCGTTCCCGACCGCGACTTCTTCACCTGCGCCGAGGACGAGATCGCAAGTACGGTGTCGGACCTGACGATTGTCGGCGGCCGCATCGTCTATGGCGGCGCAGCGTTCGCTCATCTCGACGACAGCGCGCCGCCTCCCGCGATGCCCGACTGGTCGCCCGTGCGTCGCTTCGGCGGCTTCGGTGCGTGGAAGGATTCGAAGGGCGAAGGCGAGGCTTCGTTGCAGCAGATGGCGGCGGCGTCCTGTGGCTGCTCGAATGGTTGCGCCGTGCATGGCCACGACCATGCGCGCGCCTGGTCGGGCAACGCGCCGACGTCAGACCTGAATTCGTTCTGGGGCGCGCTCGGCTGCGCCTGCTGGGCGGTCTGA
- a CDS encoding DoxX family protein, with protein sequence MNTRAQGNPHWIATLLDQPWLPPMARAALVSAYVIGGVAKLANFHAAVHEQAHFGLHPGWLWAALAIVVELGGSACVIFSRFVWLGAGALGALTAVAMFVANDFWNLTGNAHFFALNAFFEHLGLIAALVMVTCVAGIKPSSGRAGFH encoded by the coding sequence ATGAACACGCGCGCACAAGGGAATCCGCACTGGATCGCCACGCTGCTCGATCAGCCCTGGTTGCCACCGATGGCACGCGCGGCGCTCGTGTCCGCGTATGTGATCGGAGGTGTGGCCAAGCTCGCGAACTTTCATGCCGCCGTGCATGAGCAGGCGCATTTCGGGTTGCATCCGGGATGGCTGTGGGCGGCGCTCGCGATCGTCGTCGAGCTTGGCGGCTCGGCCTGTGTGATCTTCAGCCGCTTCGTGTGGCTGGGCGCGGGCGCACTGGGTGCATTGACGGCTGTCGCGATGTTCGTCGCGAACGACTTCTGGAACCTGACGGGCAACGCACACTTTTTCGCGTTGAACGCCTTCTTCGAGCATCTCGGTCTCATCGCTGCGCTCGTGATGGTGACATGCGTTGCCGGCATCAAGCCTTCTTCCGGCCGTGCCGGTTTTCACTAA
- a CDS encoding YoaK family protein encodes MKSEDSLLAAIAGYVDTLSFVALFGLFTAHVTGNFVLIGAEAAGFGQGVFMKLMAFPAFVAGVAVSSVLVKRVEPATPNRAACVLYVVQAVLMLAFCLAGVGVSPVVHADSTPVIVCGMIGAAAMGVQNAHGRLVPRPGVPNTVMTGNVTQAVLDTIDILSPQMPSDARAAARTRLGKMLPTIIAFAAGAILGALAYRHAGFWALLLPCVVLLWLALKAPGAQTQLAVSGTVTDARR; translated from the coding sequence ATGAAATCTGAAGACAGCTTGCTCGCAGCCATCGCGGGCTATGTGGATACGCTCAGCTTTGTCGCGCTTTTCGGGCTGTTCACCGCGCACGTCACGGGCAACTTCGTGCTGATTGGCGCCGAAGCGGCAGGTTTCGGCCAGGGCGTGTTCATGAAGTTGATGGCGTTCCCCGCATTCGTTGCAGGCGTGGCCGTCAGCAGCGTGCTTGTTAAGCGCGTCGAACCCGCGACGCCCAACCGCGCGGCGTGTGTTCTCTACGTTGTCCAGGCGGTGCTCATGCTGGCCTTTTGCCTCGCGGGTGTCGGCGTCTCGCCCGTTGTGCATGCGGACAGCACGCCCGTCATCGTCTGCGGGATGATCGGCGCAGCGGCAATGGGCGTGCAGAATGCGCACGGCCGGCTTGTGCCGCGTCCCGGTGTGCCCAACACCGTGATGACGGGCAACGTGACGCAGGCCGTGCTCGACACGATCGACATCCTGTCACCGCAGATGCCGTCCGACGCACGAGCGGCGGCGCGAACGCGTCTGGGGAAGATGTTGCCGACGATTATCGCGTTCGCAGCTGGCGCAATCCTTGGCGCTCTCGCGTATCGGCACGCAGGGTTCTGGGCGTTGCTGCTGCCGTGCGTCGTGCTCTTGTGGCTGGCTTTGAAGGCACCCGGCGCACAGACACAACTGGCGGTTTCGGGAACGGTGACCGACGCGAGGAGATAG
- a CDS encoding alginate export family protein — protein MTRVWPREFAGMDAVAYLAILVAGLALVSSSSARASTEEPVAADTSAAACTAKRPVVEFNRWQEDWSVLADKCVPRRPLDSLKYIPLGGDPHSYLSLGANLRERLEVNDAPLFGIGTGHSDTYVIQRAQISADARIGPYLQFFAQLEDARPFGKDTVTPVDKNPLDLEQAFVAWVSPLGPGTVKFRIGRQEMAFDLQRFISVRDGPNVRQAYDAIWADYEYQKWRFIGYLTQPVQYRDVTAFDDVSNRHLTFSGVRFERQGVGPGDLSGYYSRYNRSNAHFLDATGDEHRDVFDLRYSGKVGRADWDVESMYQSGHVGTNTISAWAVGSLAGYTLDLPWTPRVGVQVDAASGDRHPGDGRVETFNPLFPNGYYFTLAGYTGYANLIHVKPSITLKPTSKLALLGALGFQWRETTADAVYQQGSAVVPGTAGHGSRWTGMYVQVRADWTIAANLIGSVEAVHFQVGDSIRNAGGSNADYVGVELKYGW, from the coding sequence ATGACGCGTGTGTGGCCCAGGGAGTTCGCAGGTATGGACGCGGTTGCGTACCTTGCTATTCTCGTTGCCGGCCTGGCGCTGGTGTCGAGCAGCAGCGCGCGGGCGAGCACGGAAGAGCCGGTAGCCGCCGACACATCAGCCGCCGCATGCACCGCGAAGCGGCCGGTGGTGGAGTTCAACCGCTGGCAGGAAGACTGGTCTGTGCTCGCGGACAAGTGCGTGCCCCGGCGGCCGCTCGATAGCCTCAAATACATTCCGCTGGGTGGCGATCCCCATTCTTATCTGTCGCTGGGAGCGAATCTGCGCGAGCGCCTGGAGGTTAACGATGCGCCGCTCTTCGGCATCGGCACGGGGCATTCCGATACCTACGTGATACAGCGCGCGCAGATCAGCGCCGATGCGCGTATCGGCCCGTACCTCCAGTTCTTTGCACAACTCGAAGATGCGAGACCGTTCGGCAAGGATACGGTGACGCCGGTCGACAAGAATCCGCTCGACCTCGAACAGGCGTTCGTCGCGTGGGTCAGTCCACTTGGGCCCGGCACGGTGAAATTCCGCATCGGCCGTCAGGAGATGGCGTTCGACCTGCAACGGTTCATCTCCGTTCGCGACGGCCCGAACGTGCGGCAGGCGTACGACGCGATCTGGGCGGATTACGAGTATCAGAAATGGCGCTTCATCGGCTACCTGACGCAGCCTGTGCAGTACCGGGACGTGACGGCATTCGATGATGTCTCCAACCGGCACCTGACGTTCAGCGGCGTGCGCTTCGAGCGGCAGGGCGTCGGACCCGGTGACCTCTCAGGCTATTACTCAAGGTATAACCGTTCGAATGCGCACTTCCTGGATGCGACGGGCGACGAGCATCGCGACGTCTTCGACCTTCGCTACTCAGGCAAGGTGGGCCGCGCCGACTGGGATGTGGAGTCGATGTACCAGTCGGGGCACGTCGGCACCAACACGATCAGCGCGTGGGCGGTAGGCTCGCTGGCAGGCTACACGCTGGACCTGCCGTGGACCCCGCGCGTGGGCGTGCAGGTCGATGCGGCTTCGGGCGACCGGCATCCCGGAGACGGGCGTGTCGAGACGTTCAATCCGCTCTTTCCGAATGGCTACTACTTCACGCTCGCGGGCTACACGGGTTATGCGAACCTGATTCACGTCAAGCCTTCCATCACGCTTAAGCCGACCAGCAAGCTCGCGCTGCTCGGCGCGCTCGGGTTCCAGTGGCGCGAGACGACAGCGGACGCCGTGTATCAGCAGGGCAGTGCCGTGGTGCCCGGAACGGCCGGACATGGCAGTCGGTGGACGGGCATGTACGTGCAAGTGCGTGCCGATTGGACCATTGCCGCGAACCTGATCGGTTCAGTCGAAGCGGTGCACTTCCAGGTGGGCGACTCGATTCGCAACGCAGGCGGCAGTAACGCGGACTACGTCGGTGTCGAACTGAAATATGGATGGTAG
- a CDS encoding FAD-dependent oxidoreductase: MNSDAASPPGGPENPTPVGTNGADRSAVTDAQTPDSTPRWHQIFPVLTDAEIDRISRFGEAHSYVAGEFLYRVGGISPGMFVLLSGTIRYTARDGLGHRRLLRSQAKRGEFTSDVGMLSGKPGLVDAEVIEDVMALVISPEKLRALMIGEAELGERIMRALILRRVAAIERGQGAVLVGPPDNERLLALQHFLQRNAYPHMTLDESGAEAIALLERMTPGRDDMPLVVCPDGTVLRNPDDGQLASCLGLVPEFDPTHVYDVAIVGAGPAGLAAAVYAASEGLSVAVFDCRAPGGQAGTSARIENYLGFPTGISGQALAGRAFNQAQKFGAHIAIPIEVKGLHCSAYPLEVELAGSRRIAARTVVVASGAEYRRPAVSGLARFEGHGVYYWATSIEARLCRSETVLLVGGGNSAGQAIVFLASHAAHVHVLVRGQDLEHGMSRYLIERIASLPNVTIHMGSEITALEGDERLESVHYRRRDGGIESLKTHHLFLFIGADPNTDWLRTCGVSLDPRGFVLTDTDLGTRASGPTLPLHTSVDGVFAIGDVRSGSTKRVAGAVGEGAAVVAQIHRFLAMKRAETPVPSMHG, translated from the coding sequence ATGAACAGCGACGCAGCTTCGCCACCGGGCGGTCCGGAGAACCCGACACCAGTCGGCACGAACGGCGCCGATCGTTCTGCCGTGACAGATGCGCAGACCCCAGATAGCACCCCGCGCTGGCATCAGATATTCCCGGTACTGACTGACGCCGAGATTGATCGGATAAGTCGTTTTGGTGAGGCCCACAGCTACGTAGCCGGCGAATTCCTTTATCGCGTGGGTGGCATAAGCCCAGGCATGTTCGTCCTCTTGTCGGGCACGATTCGATACACGGCACGCGACGGACTGGGCCATCGGCGTTTGCTGCGCTCTCAGGCGAAACGGGGCGAATTCACGTCCGACGTTGGCATGCTTTCAGGCAAGCCCGGCCTTGTCGATGCCGAGGTTATCGAAGATGTCATGGCGCTCGTGATTTCGCCGGAAAAACTACGTGCCCTGATGATCGGCGAGGCGGAGCTCGGTGAAAGGATCATGCGCGCGCTGATCCTGAGGCGCGTCGCCGCGATCGAGCGCGGGCAAGGGGCGGTGCTCGTTGGGCCGCCCGACAACGAGCGGCTCCTCGCGCTGCAACATTTCCTGCAACGCAATGCTTACCCGCATATGACGCTTGACGAAAGCGGTGCCGAGGCCATCGCGTTGCTCGAGCGCATGACGCCAGGGCGCGATGACATGCCGCTCGTTGTCTGTCCGGATGGCACCGTGTTGCGCAACCCGGACGACGGGCAGCTTGCCTCGTGCCTCGGACTCGTGCCGGAATTCGATCCCACGCATGTCTACGACGTCGCGATAGTCGGCGCCGGGCCTGCTGGCCTGGCGGCAGCCGTCTATGCGGCATCCGAAGGCTTGTCAGTGGCAGTCTTCGATTGCCGGGCACCGGGCGGCCAGGCAGGCACGAGTGCTCGCATCGAAAATTATCTGGGCTTTCCGACGGGCATTTCGGGGCAGGCGCTAGCCGGCAGGGCATTTAACCAGGCGCAGAAATTCGGCGCTCACATCGCGATTCCCATCGAGGTGAAAGGCTTGCATTGCAGCGCATACCCGCTCGAGGTGGAGCTTGCCGGTTCGCGGCGCATTGCGGCACGGACGGTAGTCGTCGCGAGCGGCGCGGAATATCGGCGTCCGGCAGTGAGCGGGCTTGCGCGCTTCGAAGGTCACGGCGTTTATTACTGGGCGACGTCGATCGAGGCCCGGCTTTGCCGCAGCGAAACCGTGCTGCTGGTCGGTGGCGGAAATTCAGCAGGACAGGCCATTGTGTTTCTTGCATCGCATGCTGCGCATGTTCATGTCCTGGTCAGGGGCCAGGATCTCGAACACGGCATGTCGCGCTATCTGATCGAGCGAATTGCCTCGTTGCCGAACGTGACGATCCATATGGGTTCTGAAATAACGGCCCTCGAAGGTGACGAACGGCTGGAGTCCGTCCACTATCGGCGACGCGATGGGGGTATAGAAAGTCTGAAGACGCATCACCTGTTCCTTTTTATCGGTGCCGACCCAAACACGGACTGGCTGCGCACGTGCGGAGTGTCGCTGGATCCGAGAGGATTCGTGTTGACCGATACCGACCTCGGAACACGAGCCAGCGGGCCCACGCTCCCGCTGCATACGAGTGTCGACGGCGTGTTTGCAATCGGCGATGTTCGATCGGGTTCCACCAAGCGCGTTGCAGGGGCCGTTGGCGAAGGGGCAGCCGTGGTCGCGCAGATTCACCGCTTTTTAGCCATGAAGCGCGCCGAAACACCCGTACCTTCCATGCATGGGTAA